The following DNA comes from Eubalaena glacialis isolate mEubGla1 chromosome 1, mEubGla1.1.hap2.+ XY, whole genome shotgun sequence.
GAGGAGCTCAGCTGACCAGCTCCCCGTCTTGCTTTCTGCTGCCTTCTGTTCTCCCCCTGCAGACCCAGGTCCAGAGGCCACCCCTTGGGGCAGAGGGCTTTACCTGATTAACAGACACCCAAGGCAGAGAGGAGGTGGTCCCTCCTATAATATCTATCTACATGGTTAGGCCTGCAGGCCCAGAGTTAGGCTGCCGGGTTCGAATCCTAAATCTGCCACTTCTTAGCTGAGTGACCTCGAGAAAGTGTCTGACTCCCTTGGTTGCCTGGCCTGTGATGTGGGTTAGGAGCCACTTCTGCGCAGGGCTGTTGGGAGAAGGAAACAAGGCTGTGTGTGCAAAGGGCTCTAGCAGGTGCCCGGCTTGGGAACCACGAGCTGCTCGCCCTCAGTATCCCTGGCACCCTCTTGGCACCCCCGTGGGCGCGGGCCCCTCACGTTGCAGAAGAGAGCCGGCGTGTCTGCTCCCCTGGTGGCAGTcgtggtgccaggcactgtgctgaggtcACCGTCCTCCACCTCACTCACCCTGGGCAGCCGGCATTTCCATCCTGATTTTTCAGGTGGGCAAACAGAggcctggaggtggggggggggcggtgcaaTACGCTGCCACCCAACCGAGAAGGGTCAGGgctggatttgaacctgggccGTGAGCTTCCACAGCAAATGCTTGTCCCAGGATCCCGGGGCATCCTGGGGGGCTCGGCCACTTCGGGGATGGAGGTCATTTCTTTCTGGAACTTCAATTTTATTTGATGGAAGCATtcgaaaattatatttttatagtagATGGATATGAGTATATTATGGAATAGGAGGTGAAACTCACATGAAGTTTTTAGATAAAACTGCAAACTCAGGCCTCAGTCTGCATTTTCTCTCAGTGTGCCTGATCCGTGCTGCCCGCCCTGTTATCCGGGATCCTCCGCAAGggctcactggctgtgtgaccttgagcaagttccttaacgcctctcagcctcagtttcctcatctgtgaaatgggctaaTGGGAGCACATCCTGGGCTCACACTTCACTAAGATGCCCCAAAGGAAGGAGGCAGTTTTGCTTGCTGATGCATCTTAAGTCCTCAGGTAACAGTCTAGCatggagtaggtgctcaatacatattgGTGGAATGAATAGTTGGATGAAGGCCTGgggttttgtgaagattaaataaaagacGCCTTCAAAAAGTGCCCAGCACAGCGCCTGGCCCACAGTGGAGTGCCTCGAACAGCCACCTCTTCCCTGTTATCTAAGCGGGAGGGAGCTGGGATGCCCGGGGCCTGGGTACAGACCTGCTGCTGCTCTcttggggggaggaggaaagtAAGGAACCAGGGGCCTCCCAGGCCTCAGGATGGGGCCCTGCCTTCTTGAAGGGCCAGGCCAGGAGGCGGCGCTATTGTGGCCATCTTCTTGGTGGCAGGGATGAGGTTAGGGGTCTCTCACTCTAGAAAGCCTGCTGGGTCCTTCCTGGTACATTTCTCCCATGTGGCCCACACCAACCCTTGATCCAGGGACAGGCTCTGAGGGAAGAATACCTTTTCCTGAGGGACAAAGTCTCCTCTGGCTGCCAGCTGCAGGGCACAGCATCAAACTACGGGAGCCCCACCTCAGGAGCCATGAGGGTCTTCGGGGATCACCTCTCCAGCACCAGCTCCCCCTGTTCTTTGTCAAATCTTTACCTACATAACTTGCGTCGTCTTTACAATGGCTCTCAACCAGGGGCGTTTTGTCCCCAGGGCCATTAGGCagcatctggagacatttttgattgacaCACGGGAGTGGGTGCTACTGCCATCTACTGGGTGGAGGCTAGGATGCTGCTAAGCACCCTCGATGCGTAAGTCCCCGCGACAATGAACTAACCCAAAGCATCAACAGCGCCAAGTCTGAGGAACCCTGATGACCGGTTAACTTTGGGCTGGCCCTGCCCCTTCTGCTCTGGGGACCCCATCAGCCAGTGGGTCTCAAGGCACTTCAGACAGGCTGCCCGTCCCTTCCAGGCTGCTGCTGCCCCCAGTCTTCCCAGCCTGCAAGTTGGCCTCAGTTGTCTGCAAGGCTCAGATCTGGGGGTTCCCAGGGCTGAGGCCAGGACAGCAGGGTTGAGGTGGGAGTGAGGGTCTCACCTGACGCTTGAAGAGCCTCTGGAGCAGCCCTTTCTTTGGCGGTTCCGGAGGGTGGCTTCTGTTCAGGTCCGGTGAGAGGGTACCGTTAGGTCCAAACACATTCAGTTCCTTGAAGCACTCTGTTTCTATCATCTGGAGAAGCGGTCAAAACACGGGTGGTGTGAGGGGCTGCGCTGGTCATCCTGGGTGGATAGGAATCCCAGCAGCCCAGCCCTGGGCGACACTGTCCCGAGCCTGGTCCTGCCAGGCTCTCCGCCCGCCCTCCATCTCACAGGGCTGAGACCCAGGCAGCAAGGCCCGACCCCCGCCTCTCCCTGACGGCCTTGCAAGCCGCCCTCTCTGAGAAGCCAGTAGCCGGCCATGAGGGCAGCGGCAGGGAAGCGCTCATCTTCCAGCCACGGAACTCACCCCCCAGCTTCTCCTCTACCCCAGCGCTCTGGACCCTCCCCCTTCCAGGGCTGCAGGCCCACTGCCCCATCACTGCCATCTCACTCGAACCAGCTCGAACttgccccacctccagcccccttGTGCCTCCCGCTGCTGCCCCATTTCTCTTGTTTCCCAGCCACGCTTCTCCAGAGAGGCATCGAGACAGGCCTCCTCTTCCCCGCCCAGCCAGCTCCCGACCCAGCACCACACCACGCCCCAGTCTGCCCACAGGGACGCCCACCCAGCTGTCCCTCTTCTGCCCTCGTTGCACCCTCCCCTCGGGGTGAAGCTGAGGGCCCCGCCGTGCTCACCTCGCTTTGCCAAGGGATGGGTACGGAGCCCGTGGAGAACTTGGAGTAGAAGTCGTCGTCTGTGTGGTCCAGGTTGACGCCCTTCACGGTGGAGAACTGCTCGATGTCCAGCACGTCCTTGCAGTACACGgcccggggctgggagggcagggtgcTGGTCACCAGGAGCCCTGCCTGTGGCTCTGGCGGCCCCCAGCCAGGCCCAGAGGGTTTTGATGGGGAGCAGGGGGGTCTCCCAGGGCCACCCCCGCCCCGGGAACCCGGGCTGCCCTTCGCTCAGAGGGGCCAAGGGGCCCCCAGCTGGGGTGACGAGAGCTCAGGGCCCCTTCCTGCCATCACTGCCCCACACAGGATGCAACGGGGGTATGTCCCAGGAGGACCTCCCTGGCCCTTCTCGCATTGGAGGCCAGTCGGGGGTGGTAGGTCAGCACGCAGGCTCGGCAGCCACACAGACCTGGGCTGGGGTCCCAGCTGTAGTGCTTAGGTGCTTTGTTAAAGTTACGTATCCCctggaggcctcagtttcctcacctgcaaaatggggcaGTCAAGGCACCAGGCCATGGGGCTGTCGTCAGTGCTGCTATGGCCCCGGCACCGTAAACCACAGTGATCTCTTTTATCTCACTCATCCACCAAACAGGCTCTGGGGCTGCCGTGCAGGGACTCACAGAGACAAACCCGggccctgccctctgggagctcGAGGTCAGTGCGGGAGGCCTCCCAGGGGCTCTGGGAGCCTGGGATTCTGGAGATGAGGACTTTATAGAGGTGATGATGCCAGGGTGGGTACGGAGAGACCCCCAGACCGGGCAACACCCTGCTACTGGAAGACAGGGGCCACCCCTTGCCCACAGGTCTCAGCCTCTGACCTGGGGCCCAGCACAGATGTTTAGTGAAGTCGAAGGTCATAAATCAATGCACAGGCTCAATCTAGGCTGGGGAGGCTACTTACATCTGGAATAAAGGGAGGGTCCAACATCCCGGCTTCTAAGCGCTTGAAATTCATGTTCCTGAAGAAGGGGTGTCTCTTGACCTCTGCTGCCCCTTCCTCCTGGCAGCCCAGCCTCTGCTTTGCATCTTTGGTGAGTAGCTGTGACAGGAGAGCCCCATGAGGACTTGTCTGGGGGGCCTTTCCTCCTGCCCAGAGGCCCGAGGGGCAGAGGGGCTTCAGAGAGCTTGTGGTCACCTCCCTTTCACACGAGTGTCCCTGAGCCCTCCCGAAcgtccctcctctctcctccacagTGCCTGCGCCACCCCAGGTACCCAGCGGACACTGCCTGCTCAGGCCTCGATTCAGGGTGGCCTCCTGAGCCACAGTGTGCTTTGTGGTCCCATGTTCCCAGCATGCTCAGATGCCTGGAACCCCCAGGAGAGCAGGAATCCTGTCTGTTTCTCCAACGACTACACATCGCTGCCTGGTGAGTACCCAGCATGCactaatgtttgttgaattggtgttaactcttctgttCCAGGTAAGCTACAAAGGGCAAGGACTGGCCAGTAGGTTCTTTCATTCGTTTACTCAGTTCATAAGTACATTGTAGACTTGTACCCAGTAGGTGCCGAGAGAGGATGCTAAGGGTCTGGCCTCAGAAAAATCATGTTCAGAGGACCCATCAAGGCAATGCAGATATGACACCACGGTGGCAGAGGAACAAGAACTGGCTGCCAGCTGAGGCATCGGGAGGTGTCCTGGGGAAAGGGGGTCTGAGACAGGTTTTCAAAGGTGGGAGCAGGCATCGGAGGGACCTGTGGCATCAGGAGCAGGGCGGCAGGGACACTCACGGCGTGTCTGGGGAACACCTGTCCTTGAGTCTGAGTGAAGGATGAGGGAGATGGGTCAGGGGGAAGGGGACTGGTTGGGGAGAGTGATGGAGGGTCCTGAAGGCCAGGTCCAGAGGTAGGATTTTAATACAGATGTAGTGGGGAGACAAGGATGGTTGGGGTAGAGGAGTGTCCTCATCACAACCAAAAGGCAGGATGGTTAATAGGAGAGGAAGGGGCTGCAGGAGCAGAGACAGCTGGACGGGAGGAAGGTGTGAATGAAagagaggaaggggggaaggtGAGGGGCAGGCCTCGGCTGAAGATGGGGCAGGGCCGCCACGTGACCGCAGGGCATCAGTCCCTCCCCGCAGTCCCAGTGTCCCTGGCTGTGCTTCTCTCTCGTCCCCGCCTCACTGAGCACTGCACCATGTACACAGCTGGAATCTACTAAGTGTCCGCTTTGAGACTAAGATCAAAGTGGGTGGTCTGCACCTTGGAGGGAGTCCAGCCCTTTCTTTTACCAACACCCTGGCGCCCTCTGCATGTGCTCATTTAACACACATTTACGGCTGCCCTGAGAGCCAGCAGGCAGGGGGCCTCCTGGGGCCCAGAGTCTGGAGGGGAGGCTTGCTGGGACTGCCCCCCCCAAAACTGAGGAATGAAAGGTGGCAGTGGGGCAAGCACCAGGTCACAGCCTTGAAGGGACTAAGCCATGACATAGCCACTCACAATGTCACCCTGTGGTCCACCAACCACCCAAGAGTGTTTTGCCCAGTGGGCTGGCGGCTCGGAGCCCCAGCTGCTCTTCTCCTGGGGCTTTGCTCTGCTCTGCGTAATCCCAAGAGGCTGCAGAGCCCAAAGCCTGCAGGGGCTGGCCAGACAGATGGCACAAATGAGAGCAATAAGGTGAGGGGTGGGCGGGGTGGGCTGTGCCAGGCTGCCCGTCAGCTCCTGCCAGGCAGGGATGCTGGCCAGTGTCCAGGGCTTCTGCTTTTTTTCGAGAAGCCAGAAAATCCGGGTTTTTATGTGAATTTGCCCCATTTAAAAATCTTGGCAATTAACCCACCATTCACCTCTCTCTAAGACACTGTGCAGGCTGAAATAAACACCCACCTACATGCTGCCTGTCTGCAACCTGGGCATCAGGTAAAGAATTTACACATGTAATATCAGTATAAACCAGGAGAAGTGAGAGGGAGAGACGGTGTGAGCTGAGGTGGATGGGGCAGgcagagagggcttcctggaggaggaagacTAGAGATGGGCTGGAAGGACCGGTGAGACTGAGAGGGCTACAGGGCCAGTGGGGAAGAACCAGTGCTGGGACTCAGTAGGGGCCTGAGAAAGGTGGGGGCTGAGGTCTGGGCCTAGGGACGACTGGACCCAGGGGACAAGGCAATGAGATGCATGCATTTCTGGACACCAGGGGCAGTGGAGAGGGCCTTGTGGCTGCCAAGATGGAACGAGGAATAGAATCTGGGGGCCAGGGACCAGCTTCCTTGCTGTTTGTAGAGAGACCTTCCTCGGCAGGTGGCGCTGGAGCTGCCCCGGGGCCTCCATGGTCTCCTTACAGTCAGGCCCTGCTGTGTCCTGAGCTGGTGTCCCTCGGTGGTGACAGCCTGGCTGCCAGACCAGATGGGCTGTGGTTAAGGGCACAGAAGAAGCCCAAGACCAGAATTCCAAGACCCCAGGGTAAGGAGGCAGAGGAAGGCCAGAGACCTCCAAAGGTTCTTCTAGCTGAGAAAGACAGGGGACCTTGGTTTGACACCTACGGACCCAGGTCTGCCTGGAGCCCCAGGCTCAGATGCCACCTTTCCTTCAGTGGCCACCAGGGGACAGCAGAGGAACAGCAGTGCCCCCGGTCCTGGGGCCCCAAACCCGGGCGCCAAAGCCGATGActgtgggcagggagggggcgcTCTGTGCCTCTCTGTCCTCTCAGCACATCCCATGTTGCTGCTGGGCGTTTCCCAAGACCTGCTTCTCTGAATTCCCTGACCTGGGACATTTGGTGATGCTCTGACCTCCTTCTTCCCTTGTCCAGTTAGGTCCCTCTGGACAGATACCTGACTGTGACACAACCAAGTATTCTTGGCACCTCCCCAGCCCCCGGTTTTCAAACATCCCTAGGACCCCACATTTCCATGTACCTGCCTTTTGCTGCCTTGCTCCTCTTGTTCCCCGACCCCAGCTCTGGCTGCCGTGACTACCTGTTTTCTTGGAGGTCTCCCAGCTGCAGGCTGGCCCAGGCATGTGGTCCGGGCGTGTGTTTGCTTGTGTATACACCACACCTCCCTCACTGTCTCTCACACATGCCAATGGCAGATCTACGGTTCCTCTTCCTTTGGAAGTGGTCAGATGGCAGCTCTAGCCCAAATCCTTCTTCCCATGTCTCTGTGACGTCAGACCGAGGCTGGTAAGAGGAAGCGGTCAGGCAGCAGGCGGACGGCTCCAGGAGCGTGGCCTTCTGGGGGTGGGAACTATGCCAGATGGTTTCTGGGCCCCTAGCAGTGCAGCCTCAGGTTTTCTAGAGGCAGAAACTCTGCTACTTTTCATCAGCTCTCCGGGCCTGCCCTTCTCTGCACTCTAGCCTGGTTTACGCTCATGATTCAGATCCTGAGGGCCAGCCGGCCTGTCCGCTGCTCCAGGTGCAGCGTGctccagggagaggaaggggatcTGTGGATCCCCAGTGCCCAGAGCCAAGCGCTCAGGCCCCTCCTGTCCCCGAGGGGCTGGAATAAGAGGGCAGCTGCCTGCGGTGGAGGTGCTAGCACAGCTGGGCTAGCACCAGAGGGAGGAGGGCCCTGGGGGGCACAGGTGGGCCTTGGGAGCCTAAGAGCCAAGCAGGAAAGGAAGCGGGCCCACCTGGGCCGAGAGGAAGGGCCGCGGTCCAGGGGCGGACtctctccagctccacttttttttttttaagattttttttttgatgtggaccatttttgaagtcttcattgaatttgttacaacattgtttctgtttcatgttttggttttctggccgtgaggcatgtgggatcctagctccccgaccagggatcgaacccgcaacccctgcatgggaaggcaaagtcttaaccactggaccaccagggaagtcccccagctcCACTTTTGATGGCTCCTGTCACTCCTTCCTCTATCTGGCTTCCAGCCCCCCAGTCTGGCCCCGCCCACCCAGCCTGTCTAAAGGTCATTCCCCGAGTGCGCCCCGCCTGTGGCCGGGTCAAGTTCACTATCCATGGATGCTGTCACGCAGGCCCCCAGCAAGTGTGACCAACATTCCATATAGTGGGTGGAAAACTCGAGTATAAGATGTTCGAAGACTGAAACTATCACCACCCACCACCTGCAGCCCCTGGCCTCAAGCCAGCACCCAGGGGTCCAGAGCTGGAGAGAGCAGGAGGCCCAAGGTCAAGGGTAGGGGCTGCCTGGATCCCTCTGTGTCTTGGGGACGAGCCAGGATCATCCCCTTTCTCCCCCATGCTGGCTTCCCCCACAGAGCTGGACGTGAGGGTGTCTCCCATTGCTCACCACAGCCCCCCTCCCTTATCACAGAGCCGCCCTGCTCCACCCCAGGCTCCCTCCTGGAAGCCTTCACCGCCCACCCCCGTCCACAGCCTGCTCCTCCAGCCTGGTGGCTGCATCGCCCACACCCTAGCGGGCCCCGACCCTGTCCCCTTCAGCCCGTTTGCTGTTCTCAGCTAAGGGCCGGGAGGGGAGCCAGCACTGGACACCAGCCCCGGGGCAGCGTCTGGCTCGCTGGGAGCtcaccattttgcagatggactTGGCCTCCTCGGAGAACTTGTGCGAATATACCTCCTCGGTCTCCAGGACCCGGCGGTCCACCTCCTCCCTCTTCACCTTCTCCTTGCGGCCGCGGAAGGGCGACTGGCCCTCGATCATCTCGTAGATGAGGCAGCCCAGACCCCAGTAGTCGGGGCTCAGGCCGTACCTCTGGTTGTTCAGGACCTCTGGAGCTGGGGGCAGAGCAGGGAAGCGAGGAGAGGTGAGAGACAGCTGGTGGCAGGTCAGAGCCCGGGCAGACGGGGCCAGGACTGTGACGTCAACGGGGCCTCAGGGCGTCCTGCAGCCAGGAGTGATGGTGCTGCTCACAGAAGGCCTGGAGCTTGATGGCTGAGACCTCTTCCCTCTGCCGACTCTGGCCCACCAACTGCTGTAAATACCACCTCTTCCTGGGAGCCTGCCCTGGTTGCTCTTTGCTGTGCTCCCAGGACTCTGACTGTGGCTTCAGAAGCCTGACCACAGTGGATGGAAACAACCTGTTCCCTTgatgtctcccccactagactgtgagccaCCTTATTCCCTGCTGTGCCCAGTAACAGGTACGacgcctgacacacagtaggtgctgcaCACATATTCGTTTCAATGAATGGTGTGTCCACCCaaagtaaaatgattttaaatttagCTGGAATTCAAATAGCTTCTCTAACATTTTGATAAAATGAATTATAGATTCACCATAGAAATGCAAAAAAGATAGTTTCAGGTCATCAGGCAGGCCACATACATCCAGGGAGGCAAATGCATCCACACATGTGCTGGTATGTGCTGTGCAGACACCCTGTGCAAGAGGAGAAGGCGCAGATGCACAGGCAGACACACACAAAGGTGCACAGATGGATCTATCTATCCACCACCCATCTATCATGCATCCACCCATttatctatccacccatccatccatctatccacccatgtattaatccatccatccatcatccatccatctgtcacctatctatctatttatctatctatctatcatcggTCCATTCATCCCTCAGCATTCACATGGGTATACATACCcccaacatacacacagacacacaccccagAGGTCCTCCAATGTCGTGCAACCTGAAAAGGACCCTCGAGCACTAGAGACCAAGTCTAGAACCCTAAGCATGTGTTGCTGGCACAAGCCCCGTCGAGGAAAACAAGGTCCCCACCCCCCAGAGCTTTCAGGAGTCCTCTGCCTCCTGGTGTGAGTGGGCTTGTGAGTGTGAGGTGTGCAGAAGGAAGCCCAGGGAATATCCCTTATCGGAAGGAGCATTCCAGGGGTCAGTGTAGCTCTGGGGCTCTTCCCCGTAGCTCCCGGGATGATGGTCTCAGAGAAGGCTCAAGGAATGCAGCGCAGGGAGCCCGAGGCTGGTCTCTCCTTAGAATGGTACTTTGTGACACAGTAGGTGATGTGCTCCTCTCCTTTCTGGGCCCTTCCTAATGATCTCCCCCCTCTCGAGGTCACCCTGAAAGGCTGTCTGCCAACTCAGCAGACCCCTactccacccacccccaggcagcgCTGTTTGTCAGCTCTGCCATTGACCTTGGGAGGGGCTTGCCCTTGAGATATAGCTGGGGCTAGGAGTGGGAGCTGCAGAGCTCAGTGAAGTCAAGTCGCACCCTGGGGCCCCAAGGCTCCCCCAACCCTGGCGAAGACCTCCCATCTCCCAGCATGACTACTTCTTCTAGTTGCACAAAGAGGCCAGTGGCTCTGAGGGTGGGGCTTGGTGAGAAGCCGCGCCTACACTTACCCATGTAGCCGACAGTGCCCACCCGGCCGCGGATCAGGTCTCCCTCCGGGATCTTCACGGCCAGGCCCAGGTCCGAGATCCTAATGTGGCCTGAGGGAGGACAACAGAGTCAATAGGTCCCTGGGATGGTCATGTGGACATCTGGTCTACCCTGGGCAGGGCCCCAGACTTGCCATGGGCCCCGGGCATTTCATCTGTCCTAGAAAGAGTGGTACCCAACCTGCCATGGCAGGGTGACTGCAGACCCTTGGGAGAGTCCAGGTGTCAGAGGACAGGGGTAAAGTATTACTTTTTAGGAGAAAAACTTAACAATGAAAAGGATGCCTGGATTTGGGTGGACGATGGCAGACCTGCCTCATAAAATGCCCTAATGGGCTTCTTGGAAGGCTGATGTCACAAAATTGAAAATGCCTTGGCCTGATTCTGGGATTGCTTCATGGGAAAATGTAAGATTCTCCtgacattttgcaacaatttgCTTAAGGGGAAAAATCATAAAGCAATTTGGGAAGCAACTCCCTATTCTGCCTTGTTGGTCTTTGGGGGTTGTTTTCTCCCTTTGGAGACACTGCCACCCAGGCTTAGCAGAGACTGGGAGGAGGCATTGGAGCTCCTGGACCAGGACTGACCCCCAAAGGCAGAGACGACGTGGTGCTGAGAGCTCGCCTCAGTGCTGTCTCTCCTAGCAGCCCACTGGCAGGGTTGTGGCCTCATCTGACCCTGCAGGGAGGAACACTGCCCTCCTTCCCAGCCTGGACCTCAGCAAGGCCCAACGCCAGAGACCCTGCTAGGCTGCAGCTGAGTGGATTCCCCTGGCTCAGTGGCCCCTGACAAAGGCAGGAacggtggggggcgggggtgagaGCACACAGATTCCAGCCATTGGGCGACAAATCAGTGGTGGGCACAGTCCTGGGACCAGCAGGGAACAAGAACCCCTCCGGGCACTGGGCGCATCCAGAGAGGGGCAGTGGGCCCTGAGCCCTCTGCCTGCGCCGCCACACGAcagtatcacaatcaaacctcttCTCTTGGTCACGAAcgacctccctccttccctccctctctctctcctgtcagCCTGGGGCTGCCTGATGTCTGGGGCATGCTGGCAGGGAGACCTGGTTTCTGGTCTCAACTCCCCACTGATATTGCTGGGTGAGTGACCTTGGCAGGTTGACTCCTCTGAGTCTCAatcttatcatctgtaaaatgggcacagggGTGCCAGCCCTGTCCCCTCTGTAGAGATGAGAAGATCTAGTTAGATAGAAGATGTGACAACCCCTTCCCAGGCATGAGTGGCTAAACAGTCATGAGGGGCTACTGTGGTGGCTCCTGTTATCCGTGCGTGTGTGcacaaacacataaacacacaagAAAATAACAATGGTGATAGACAAGTAATAACGCCTAACACATTTATAGCTGGCTATAGTTGACAAAACAACTTCTCCTCAAGCTATCTTGTCAGAACCTCACCACCACCCTCCACCATCTGAAGCAGGCAGGGCAGGACCCACTGTTTCTATTTCACAAACAAGGAAGATGAGGTGCAGGGAAGTTGTGTGAGAGTTAAGTACTGGCCCAGAGTCTCTGGAATTCTCGACTCCTCATTCACCGCTCTCTCTCTCGCGtgcgtgctctctctctctccctgtcctccCTCTCAGCTGAGCCACACTGCTTCTTTGCCGGGTAGGAGCTTTGTCCATGCCCTCTGCCCTCCTGTGGACCCCGGGTCAGTGTCTCTGAGTCTCTGCTGGGGGGCCCGCTGCTCCCTTTGGGTTGCGACGCTCACCTCAGCTGCAGAGCAGGAGAGGGATCCCCAGGCCGATGCCTGACTTACCGTAATCGTCTAACAGGATATTTTCAGGTTTCAAGTCTCTGAAAGGGAAAGATCACCAGCATGTGAGTGTGGCTGTTCTGGGAGGCAAGGGCACACCAGCATCTGGGTGGACCCCCTTGGGCCAACCCGGCCTGAGTGTTTCCTTCCTGACTCTGGGCTCAGGAGGTCTGGTCTCTCCCTGGGTCAAGACAATCTTGTGCTAACTTCTCTCCCtccagtaatttaaaacaaatgctgCTTTTTGCCATAGGTGCCTTCCTGACCCTGGAGAGTGACTGAAAAGGAAGTTAGGCAAAGGTTAGTCCTGGCACCTGTCCACACACTGATGGCCCCAGGGCTAGGAATACTTCTGGCTGGAGTGGTGACCGACTCCTCCAGGGCTGAGAAGACCCTGAGGTCTCAGGATGCCTTGAAGGCAGAGCAGGGTCTgggaatgaaagaagagaagttACTGAGGACAAAGAACCAGCTGCAGAATTGGGGCAGAGAATTGTAAGGGAGAGAATGGTAACCTCCAGGGCAAAGACCCCCTTTGGGAGAGGGCCCCCAGGAGCCCGGCACATCTCCCAACTCCAGCTGAGCCACAGCCTGGGAGAAAGCACAGCCAGAAGGCACGGCTGTAGATGCAGCCACCTCCTTCTGTCCCTAACGTCTCTCTTCTCTTTGATGAAATGATCATGCTCATGAGAAAGGGAACCTCTCCACTCCCACTGGGGGGGGAGGCAGCAGAAGTGTCtcgttttattttattagttaatgtattaattaattaagttttggctgagttgggtcttcgctgctgctcgcaggctttctctagttgtggcgagcggg
Coding sequences within:
- the GRK5 gene encoding G protein-coupled receptor kinase 5 isoform X3, whose translation is MTKYLTPKSPIFIAQVGRDLVSQTEEKLFQKPCKELFSACVQSVHDYLRGEPFHEYLDGMYFDRFLQWKWLERQPVTKNTFRQYRVLGKGGFGEVCACQVRATGKMYACKRLEKKRIKKRKGESMALNEKQILEKVNSQFVVNLAYAYETKDALCLVLTIMNGGDLKFHIYNMGNPGFEEERALFYAAEILCGLEDLHREDIVYRDLKPENILLDDYGHIRISDLGLAVKIPEGDLIRGRVGTVGYMAPEVLNNQRYGLSPDYWGLGCLIYEMIEGQSPFRGRKEKVKREEVDRRVLETEEVYSHKFSEEAKSICKMLLTKDAKQRLGCQEEGAAEVKRHPFFRNMNFKRLEAGMLDPPFIPDPRAVYCKDVLDIEQFSTVKGVNLDHTDDDFYSKFSTGSVPIPWQSEMIETECFKELNVFGPNGTLSPDLNRSHPPEPPKKGLLQRLFKRQHQNNSKSSPSSKTSFNHHINSNHVSSNSTGSS